The proteins below are encoded in one region of Oncorhynchus kisutch isolate 150728-3 linkage group LG14, Okis_V2, whole genome shotgun sequence:
- the dpm3 gene encoding dolichol-phosphate mannosyltransferase subunit 3, producing the protein MTKLLEWVFGVSVIGAAWALVTFDLLNLRLPVAYKEVAWPMPVYLLVVFGCYSLATVGYRVATFNDCEEASKELQDQIKEAKEDLRKKGLKM; encoded by the coding sequence ATGACCAAGCTCCTGGAGTGGGTGTTTGGCGTCTCGGTAATAGGTGCAGCATGGGCTCTCGTGACTTTTGACCTTCTGAACTTGAGGCTCCCAGTGGCCTACAAGGAGGTGGCCTGGCCCATGCCTGTGTATCTGCTGGTGGTGTTCGGCTGCTACTCCCTGGCTACTGTGGGATACAGGGTGGCCACCTTCAACGACTGTGAGGAGGCATCCAAAGAACTACAGGATCAGATAAAGGAGGCCAAGGAGGACCTGAGGAAAAAAGGGTTGAAGATGTGA